One segment of Dolichospermum sp. DET69 DNA contains the following:
- a CDS encoding DUF3155 domain-containing protein: MARRRKRKSRRRQEGRRILEHIPQYSIESGEDKPVTAARKFIQAEGILPPALLLVKRNEHTTDRYFWAEKGLFGAQYVEENHFLFPSLRILESPTAQEPVAVASN; the protein is encoded by the coding sequence TTGGCAAGGAGACGCAAGCGGAAGAGTCGTCGTCGGCAGGAAGGACGGCGTATACTTGAACATATTCCTCAGTACAGCATCGAAAGTGGCGAAGATAAACCTGTGACAGCAGCAAGAAAGTTTATTCAAGCTGAAGGTATTTTACCACCCGCGCTGCTACTCGTAAAACGTAATGAACATACAACAGACCGTTATTTCTGGGCGGAAAAAGGTCTGTTTGGCGCTCAATACGTAGAAGAAAATCATTTTTTGTTCCCTAGTCTTAGGATTCTAGAATCACCAACAGCACAAGAACCTGTTGCTGTGGCTAGTAACTAA
- a CDS encoding cofactor assembly of complex C subunit B: protein MDSTVSQSTFLLTFLLSVGLFFFIRASTKDRTEMMRLTSEQDENTLMTSLKEYFRSRAYQVLAVDAAKNQVTFEGFVSPSWFLAVFLTGLAAVGFGCLGLVLAMLFPDLGQFSPLLILFSPLSGFLYWKKSGRLEKVSLKMENIPSGQNFSSTITVTAHRDELAELQRALQLKTLDT from the coding sequence ATGGATTCTACTGTCTCCCAATCTACTTTTCTGTTAACTTTTCTGTTATCAGTTGGTTTATTTTTCTTTATCCGCGCTTCAACTAAAGACCGCACAGAAATGATGCGTTTGACTTCAGAACAGGACGAAAATACATTAATGACTTCATTAAAAGAGTATTTTCGCTCTCGTGCTTATCAAGTATTAGCGGTAGATGCTGCCAAAAATCAAGTCACCTTTGAAGGGTTTGTTAGTCCTAGCTGGTTTTTAGCTGTATTTTTGACTGGATTAGCTGCTGTGGGCTTTGGTTGTCTAGGATTGGTATTAGCGATGCTTTTCCCCGATTTGGGGCAATTTTCCCCATTACTAATCCTGTTTTCGCCTTTAAGCGGTTTTCTCTACTGGAAAAAATCTGGGAGACTTGAGAAGGTGTCACTCAAGATGGAAAATATCCCAAGTGGACAAAACTTCTCAAGTACAATTACTGTGACTGCCCATAGAGATGAACTTGCTGAGTTACAAAGGGCACTACAGCTAAAGACACTTGACACTTGA